The following DNA comes from Alienimonas californiensis.
TTGCAGATCGCCAAGCTGGTGCCCGGCGGCCCGGCGGAGCGGGCCGGCCTGAAGGGACCGCTGGTCACCCGGGAACGCCGCGGCCCGCTGGTGTTCGAACGGACCGACCGCAGCGTCGCCGACGTGATCGTCGGGCTGGACGGCAGCCCGGTGCGGACGGCCGACGCCTTTCTGGGCGACATCGAGGCGAAGCGTCCCGGCGACACCGTCACCCTGACCGTCCGCCGCGGCGAAGAACTCGTGCAGGTCCCGCTGCGTTTGGGCGGGGAGCCGCGGGACGCGAACTGAGCGTCTCGGGTCCGCCAGGCCGGAGGCATGGCTCCGGCCTGGGCGGATTGGCGCGCGCTCGGCAAGCCGTCGGGGCCAGGGATTTCGGGCTTGAGGAGAAACGCGGCGAACCTCGGCCGGATTGGTCGGGTTAGGGGGAAGCGGGCGCGAGCGTTTCCAACGGAGGACGCTTATGCTCGGCGTCCCGCCCGGCGGGCGCCTGCCCGCCGCTCCGTGCCCCTCGCCGCCCCGCCCCCGCGATGACCGAACCTGACGTCACCTTCGCCCCGGCCGCATCGGACGGCTCCGACCTCGGCGAGGGCGACGAGGCCCGCGCCGCCCGGTTGGTCGAGATTTGCGCCGCCGTGCGGGAACAGGTCGGCAAGGTCGTCGTCGGGCAGAACGAGGTCGTGGAGCAACTGCTCATCGCCATCCTCGCCCGCGGGCATTGCCTGCTGGAGGGCGTCCCCGGGCTGGCGAAGACCCTCACCGTGCGGTCGCTGGCCCAGGCGATGCACCTGGAGTTCCGCCGGATTCAGTTCACCCCGGACCTGATGCCCGCGGACATCACCGGGACCGACCTGATCCAGGAGGACCGCAACACCGGCGCCCGCGATCTGGTGTTCGACCGCGGCCCGATCTTCACCCAGATGCTGCTGGCGGACGAGATCAACCGCACCCCGCCCAAGACCCAGGCGGCTCTGCTGGAAGCGATGCAGGAACACGAGGTGACCGTCGGCGGCACCACCTACCGTTTGGAAGAGCCGTTCTTCGTGCTCGCCACGCAGAACCCGATCGAGCAGGAGGGCACCTACCCCCTGCCCGAGGCCCAGCGGGACCGATTTCTGTTCAACGTGATCGTGGACTACCCCAGCCGCGAAGAAGAGGGGGACATCCTCGACCGGACCACCAGCACGATGGCGGCGGAGATCGAGCCGGTGGTCAGCGGCGAGGAGATCATCGCCTGCCAGAGCACCGTCCGCCGGGTGCCGCTGCCGGACAACGTGAAGACCCTCGTGCTGGACCTGGTGCGGTCCGCCCGGCCGAAGGACCCCGCCGCCGCCCCGTGGGTGCGGGAGATGATCGACTGGGGCCCCGGCCCGCGGGCCTGCCAGCAACTGGTGCTGGCCGGCAAAGCCCGGGCGCTGCTGCGGGGCCGGCACCACGTCTCCCGGGAGGACGTGCTGGCCCTCGCCGCCCCGGTGCTGCGACACCGCATCGTCCCGACCTTCAACGCCGAGGCCGAGGGCGTGACCGTGGACGACCTCGTCCATCGCCTGATCGAGGCCCTGCCCGGCGGCGCCGGCAAGCCGAAGCGGATGCTGCCCAGGAAGCCCGCCCGGGTCGCTTGATGAGCGTGTCCCGTTAGCCGCGACCGCGGGGCGCCCTCCCTGCGGACGCGGCGACAACCGACCTCCCCCCCGCACGCGATCTTGGCCGACCTCCTCCCCGCCAACGCCCCGGCGACGCTGGGCAACCTCCACCTGCTCGCCAAGCAGGTGATGGAGGGGTTCCGCAGCGGCCTGCACAAGAGCCCCCACAAGGGCTTCAGCGTCGAGTTCAAGGAGCACCGCAGCTACGTCCAGGGCGACGATCCGCGGACGATCGACTGGAAGCTGTACGGCAAGACCGACCGGCTGTTCATCCGGGAGCACGAGCAGGAAACCAACCTGCGGGCCACGCTGCTGGTCGATTGCAGCGGCTCGATGGCCTACGGCGGGAGCCGGGCGAACGGGCTGACGAAGCACGGGTACGCCGTTCGCTGCGCCGCGGCGCTGTCCCACCTGATGATCCGCCAGCAGGACGGCTGCGGGCTGGTCACTTTCGACACCAAGGTCCGCAAGTTCATCCCCCCGCGGGTGCGGCCCAAACACCTCACCGCGATCCTGACGGAACTGGCGGGATCGAAAACCGGCGGGGAGACGGACCTCGGCGACGTCTTCCACCGCATGGCCGCCAAGCTGCCGCGGCGGGGGCTGCTCATCATCTTCAGCGATCTGTTCGGCGACGTGGAGCGGCTGATCCCCGCCCTGGCCCACCTGCGGCACAGCGGGCACGAGGTGGTCGTGTTCCAGATCCTCGACCCGGACGAACTCGACTTCCCCTTTGACCGCCGCACCCGCTTCCGCAACTTGGAAGATCACGCCGACCACCACACCGTCGATCCGGTTCAGGTGCGGCGGGCCTATATGGAACGGCTGCACGTCTTCCGCGAGGAACTGAAGAACGGCTGCGGCCGCCAGCGGATCGGGCTGGTCCCCCTGACCACGGACCGCCCCTACGCCGAGGCCCTCGGGCACTACCTCGCCATGCGGAGGCGGGCTCGATGACGTTCCTCAACGCCGCGCTCGCCTTCGGGGCGCTGGCCTTCACCGTCCCGCTGATCATTCACCTGCTGAACCGCAGTCGGTTTAAGACGGTCGACTGGGGGGCGATGCACCTGCTCGCGGAGGTCGTCCGCACGAACCAGCGGCGGTTCCGGCTCGACCAACTCATCCTGCTGCTCGTCCGCTGCGCGATCCCCGTGCTGCTGGCGTTCTGTCTGGCCCGGCCCGTCTGGACGGGAGGCGACGGGGCGAGCGGCGACGGGCCGGTCTCGCTGGCGATCGTGCTGGACGACAGCCAGTCCATGGGCGCCCCGCTGGACGGGGCGCCCGGCGGCGAAACCCGCTTCCGGGCGGCGGCGGCGGCGGTGAAGAGCCTCGTGGAAGGCGCCGGGAAGGGCTCGGACTTCGCCGTGATCCGGGCCGGCGGGCCGCCGATCGGGCTGACGGACGTCCCCACCTTCGACACGGCCGCCCTCGCCGCGGCGCTGGAGTCCGCCGAGCCGGCCGCCGGCGTCGCCGACCTGCCGGCGGCCCTCGAAGCGGCCCTCGGCACCCTCGCCGGCATGAGCCACGCCGATCGCGAACTGGTGGTGCTCAGCGACTTCCAGACCGGCCCCGGCCAGCCCGGCGGGCTGGCGCCGGACGCCGCGGACGCCTTCCGCCGCCGCCTCGCCGACCTCGACCTGCCCCCGTCCGTCACCCTGCTGCCGATCGCCGGGGACGGCGGGACGAACGCGACCGCGGAGAACGTCTCCGTGGAGGGCCTGGAAACGCCGGACCGGCCGGTCGGCGCCGGGCGGCCGGTGCGGCTGCGGGCGACGATCCGCAACCACGGCGTCGCCGATCAGACCGTGCGGGCCGCGCTGTTCGTCGACGGCGCCGAGATCGGCGTGCAGTCTGTCACGGCGCCGGCCGGCGGTACGGTGGGCGCCCTGTTCGTGCATCCTTTCGCCGAGCCCGGCACGCACGCGGTTTCCGTCACCGCGACGCCCATCAACCTGCCGGCCGGCGACGCCCTGCCGGCGGACGACGTCGGCCGGGCCACCGTCCGCGTGCTCGGCCGCCTGCCGGCGCTGCTGGTGGACGGCGCCCCCTCCCGCAAACCGCTGGCCGGCGAGACGGACTTTTTGTCGATCGCTCTCACCCCGCTCTCCTTCGGCTCCCGCAACGGCTTCGCCGGGGACGCCGGCGGCGGCCAGCCGGCGGACCTGATCGAAACCCGCACCGTCCCCCGGGGGGAGT
Coding sequences within:
- a CDS encoding AAA family ATPase; its protein translation is MTEPDVTFAPAASDGSDLGEGDEARAARLVEICAAVREQVGKVVVGQNEVVEQLLIAILARGHCLLEGVPGLAKTLTVRSLAQAMHLEFRRIQFTPDLMPADITGTDLIQEDRNTGARDLVFDRGPIFTQMLLADEINRTPPKTQAALLEAMQEHEVTVGGTTYRLEEPFFVLATQNPIEQEGTYPLPEAQRDRFLFNVIVDYPSREEEGDILDRTTSTMAAEIEPVVSGEEIIACQSTVRRVPLPDNVKTLVLDLVRSARPKDPAAAPWVREMIDWGPGPRACQQLVLAGKARALLRGRHHVSREDVLALAAPVLRHRIVPTFNAEAEGVTVDDLVHRLIEALPGGAGKPKRMLPRKPARVA
- a CDS encoding DUF58 domain-containing protein is translated as MADLLPANAPATLGNLHLLAKQVMEGFRSGLHKSPHKGFSVEFKEHRSYVQGDDPRTIDWKLYGKTDRLFIREHEQETNLRATLLVDCSGSMAYGGSRANGLTKHGYAVRCAAALSHLMIRQQDGCGLVTFDTKVRKFIPPRVRPKHLTAILTELAGSKTGGETDLGDVFHRMAAKLPRRGLLIIFSDLFGDVERLIPALAHLRHSGHEVVVFQILDPDELDFPFDRRTRFRNLEDHADHHTVDPVQVRRAYMERLHVFREELKNGCGRQRIGLVPLTTDRPYAEALGHYLAMRRRAR
- a CDS encoding BatA domain-containing protein → MTFLNAALAFGALAFTVPLIIHLLNRSRFKTVDWGAMHLLAEVVRTNQRRFRLDQLILLLVRCAIPVLLAFCLARPVWTGGDGASGDGPVSLAIVLDDSQSMGAPLDGAPGGETRFRAAAAAVKSLVEGAGKGSDFAVIRAGGPPIGLTDVPTFDTAALAAALESAEPAAGVADLPAALEAALGTLAGMSHADRELVVLSDFQTGPGQPGGLAPDAADAFRRRLADLDLPPSVTLLPIAGDGGTNATAENVSVEGLETPDRPVGAGRPVRLRATIRNHGVADQTVRAALFVDGAEIGVQSVTAPAGGTVGALFVHPFAEPGTHAVSVTATPINLPAGDALPADDVGRATVRVLGRLPALLVDGAPSRKPLAGETDFLSIALTPLSFGSRNGFAGDAGGGQPADLIETRTVPRGEFQPQDLDGQRLVVLANVKDLSDEQLTALTDYVANGGSLLISAGDRVDLNWHRDRLYADGKGLLPRAWAAVAGGQNAAGGEAPSRVLAERFDHPALEPFNDPAGSLESGGDLTAADVRRWMTVEPPADGADGGRVIARLDTADPLLIVKPFGRGTVVQMTTALDADWSDLPLRPSFVPLMQGLAANLATRPAPPSTLRPGEPAVALVPAGVEAVAADTPDGRRYAVSVTEEPLAAVPLAADAEGTREAASDDEAVRRLARFENTRLPGFYELSWPAADPAAAPGSDLLSPARFAVSADPRESAPGTLNEEERAGLADSLGATLVTTAEEYRARDDRRRHGLELWRWLLGGLLAFLLLEMVLQQFFSRPAKIPAANGLANGNGGGT